The Penaeus chinensis breed Huanghai No. 1 chromosome 21, ASM1920278v2, whole genome shotgun sequence genome has a window encoding:
- the LOC125036643 gene encoding zinc finger protein swm-like isoform X1, with product MIIDHPELLKQWLTGFLAPLCDADPEALAKYCLALVRKDRPISELKAGMIEQLDVFLQSNTKSFVDKFLQVTTTRSYIPKSSSSSLSSSTGPFSTDPSSPSLNNNSDSGPPPLPPTPVSKQSSGHSPDSTTPPNAVPPPATSSSTGMQPAPPPPPPSSAAAPPPPPPPESAPPPPVPASVITRKEEVSSSQRSRKSESDRDRDDRRGRRRSPSRGRSRSRSRSRSRSRDRSRRSRSRGRSGRSKYEDRRRRSPPTKRYRRSRTRSRTRSPRRSRSPRRSRSRERRSRSRNRSRSISPRNNRTSGRGRSPPPTPRSPTPPRKSKSLPRDEKRESPHGTSPVAEVRPEPRSDPSSVIQSVIAVKHTDFVAPPPAGKKQRCRDYDEKGYCMRGDMCPFDHGSDPVVLEGIGGVLDFPPPPVPGAQGYTPAPAPPQGVPRPRHPPPRHPQYGKTIGEYTPRDPSLWGGQVNSSTGPYYGASGGQGRGTSGGGPRFSAPPPPLPSGTSRELISVPVNNEASMVSSGGVRPSLAKRLGPAVPPANNIMPMTSKPGRPDLDNCTLELKKIPPGLNTISHLNDHFAKFGTIVNIQVQNEGNPESALVTFASHSEANAAYRSTEAVLNNRFIKLFWHNPQNKPDRPGSYPSHTVRPVHDRLGVRHPNKTLNKMVVEHTSEDKNEKVMISRGSLVKTVYNTHALHSAAAATAVASSTAAGPATGAVTPTSPVNGPPSLPATAPDSTQTAADSKRQEIDAIFKQRELLAAEVAAKQKVEKQKAEALKLKSEVEQRKRLLLDKQMQQLKVLVTKFDKNKATMKAEEKKLLLETIKSLQAAIDTTRSQLVAGETPKSKVQVDREILDTELELYTVQAEGGDISKLRARLNQLRAQQQAAGYPVSRSARHAPYSTARGGHYGRGRGVASLARGGLRGRGRGRGYGGHSFSSVDRRTTKINASGFEREDKEEVLAHFSTLGTVSNYIWDDQTPAVTIHYSSRREAEKAMSEGRTLGDRLLTLTWAFDSPLPVSSQAAGGVAGGHHVATHAYSNVAPHSTTPSLSPDDTLEEITEEIVEEVETEEGEHPELFEEEEEVEEDEEEVRSWRR from the exons GTGTGATGCTGACCCAGAAGCCTTAGCCAAATACTGCCTTGCTTTAGTTCGTAAGGACCGCCCCATTTCAGAGCTGAAGGCTGGCATGATTGAGCAGCTCGATGTTTTTCTTCAGAGCA ATACCAAGTCATTCGTTGATAAGTTTTTACAAGTAACTACCACACGGTCATACATACCAAAGAGCTCCAGTTCATCACTGTCGTCGTCTACAGGGCCATTTTCGACTGACCCATCCTCTCCTAGtctgaataataatagtgactctGGCCCACCGCCATTACCCCCGACCCCAGTTTCAAAGCAGTCATCTGGCCACTCTCCTGATTCAACCACCCCCCCAAACGCAGTTCCTCCACCTGCTACCTCCTCATCTACAGGCATGCAGCctgccccaccaccaccacccccaagtTCTGCTGCTGcccctcctccaccgccacctcctgagtccgcccctcccccacctgtCCCTGCATCTGTCATCACCCGTAAGGAGGAAGTGTCCTCCTCACAGAGATCCAGAAAGTCAGAATCT gATCGAGATCGTGATGATAGACGGGGAAGACGAAGGTCACCATCACGAGGAAGATCCAGGTCTCGTTCACGTTCCAGATCAAGGAGTAGAGACAGGTCAAGGAGATCACGTTCAAGGGGTCGCTCTGGACGCAGTAAATATGAGGACAGGAGAAGGAGATCACCACCAACCAAAAg ATATCGTAGATCAAGAACACGCTCCCGTACCCGAAGTCCAAGACGGTCAAGAAGTCCTCGGCGCTCCAGGTCAAGGGAGAGAAGATCAAGGTCTAGAAACAGGTCGCGCTCCATCAGTCCGAGAAACAACAGGACATCAGGCCGAGGGAGGTCACCACCTCCAACCCCACGGTCACCAACACCCCCAAGGAAATCAAAATCATTGCCTAGAG acgaaaagagagaaagtccaCATGGAACCTCACCTGTTGCTGAAGTGAGACCAGAGCCAAGGAGTGATCCAAGTTCTGTTATCCAAAGTGTCATTGCTGTTAAGCATACAGATTTTGTGGCACCACCACCAGCGGGCAAGAAACAGAGGTGTCGTGATTACGACG AGAAAGGTTATTGTATGCGAGGTGACATGTGTCCCTTCGACCATGGCTCAGACCCAGTGGTGCTTGAGGGTATAGGGGGAGTGCTGGactttcctccacctccagtGCCAGGTGCCCAAGGGTACACCCCAGCACCTGCTCCACCACAGGGAGTGCCAAGACCCAGGCATCCTCCCCCAAGACATCCACAGTATGGTAAGACAATTG gtgaGTATACCCCCCGTGACCCAAGCTTGTGGGGTGGTCAGGTCAACAGCAGCACAGGACCTTACTATGGAGCTAGTGGTGGTCAGGGAAGAGGGACAAGCGGCGGGGGTCCTCGTTTCTCggcacctccaccacctcttcctagTGGCACATCTAGGGAACTCATCAGTGTGCCAGTCAATAATGAGGCATCCATGGTG TCAAGTGGCGGAGTAAGACCATCTCTAGCCAAGCGCTTAGGCCCAGCAGTTCCTCCAGCAAACAACATTATGCCCATGACTTCAAAGCCAGGACGTCCTGACCTTGACAATTGTACACTGGAACTGAAAAAAATACCACCAGGATTGAACACCATTTCTCATCTGAATGACCATTTTGCAAAGTTTGGGACTATTGTCAATATTCAG GTTCAAAATGAAGGTAATCCAGAGTCAGCCCTGGTGACATTTGCAAGCCATTCAGAAGCAAATGCAGCATACCGCAGTACAGAGGCAGTGCTCAACAACAGGTTTATCAAGCTATTTTGGCACAACCCACAG AATAAACCAGATCGTCCTGGAAGTTACCCGTCCCACACTGTCAGACCTGTGCATGACAGACTGGGCGTCAGACATCCTAACAAAACCCTCAACAAGATGGTGGTGGAGCACACAAGTGAGGacaaaaatgaaaag GTGATGATCTCTCGAGGCAGCTTAGTCAAGACTGTTTACAACACTCATGCCCTccattctgctgctgctgctactgctgttgccTCTTCTACTGCAGCTGGCCCCGCAACTGGAGCTGTCACTCCCACCTCCCCTGTCAATGGCCCTCCCTCTTTACCTGCCACAGCACCTGACTCAACACAGACTGCTGCCGACAGTAAAAGACAAGAGATTGATGCAATCTTTAAGCAGCGAGAATTATTAGCTGCAGAG GTCGCAGCTAAACAGAAGGTGGAAAAGCAGAAGGCAGAAGCTTTAAAGCTAAAGTCAGAGGTTGAGCAGAGGAAGAGATTGCTGTTGGACAAACAGATGCAACAACTCAAG GTACTTGTAACAAAATTCGACAAAAACAAAGCCACCAtgaaagcagaagagaagaaattACTCCTAGAAACTATCAAATCTTTGCAAGCAGCCATTGACACTACAAGATCACAGCTCGTAGCTGGGGAGACTCCCAAAAGCAAAGTCCAGGTAGACAGAGAAATACTTGACACTGAACTTGAGCTGTACACTGTTCAAGCTGAAGGAGGAGACATTTCCAAGCTCCGTGCACGACTCAACCAGCTGCGAGCACAACAGCAGGCTGCAGGTTACCCTGTTTCAAGATCTGCAAGACATGCGCCATATAGCACTGCAAG GGGAGGCCATTATGGTCGAGGAAGAGGAGTAGCAAGCTTGGCCCGAGGAGGTttgagaggaaggggcaggggaagagggtatGGTGGGCACTCGTTTTCATCTGTTGATCGAAGAACCACCAAGATCAATGCCTCTGGGTTTGAAcgtgaagataaggaggaagtgtTGGCCCACTTTTCG ACCTTGGGCACTGTCTCCAATTATATATGGGATGATCAGACTCCGGCTGTAACAATTCACTACTCATCACGTCGAGAGGCAGAAAAGGCAATGTCAGAGGGTAGGACTCTTGGTGATCGGCTTCTGACCCTCACCTGGGCCTTTGATTCCCCCCTGCCTGTATCCTCACAGGCTGCGGGAGGAGTGGCTGGAGGGCATCATGTGGCCACACATGCATACTCTAATGTTGCCCCACACTCCaccactccatctctctccccggATGACACACTA gagGAAATAACTGAGGAAATAGTGGAAGAAGTGGAAACTGAAGAAGGGGAGCACCCTGAACTctttgaagaagaggaagaagtagaagaggatgaggaagaagtcaGATCATGGAGGAGGTAG
- the LOC125036643 gene encoding RNA-binding protein 26-like isoform X3 — protein sequence MIIDHPELLKQWLTGFLAPLCDADPEALAKYCLALVRKDRPISELKAGMIEQLDVFLQSNTKSFVDKFLQVTTTRSYIPKSSSSSLSSSTGPFSTDPSSPSLNNNSDSGPPPLPPTPVSKQSSGHSPDSTTPPNAVPPPATSSSTGMQPAPPPPPPSSAAAPPPPPPPESAPPPPVPASVITRKEEVSSSQRSRKSESDRDRDDRRGRRRSPSRGRSRSRSRSRSRSRDRSRRSRSRGRSGRSKYEDRRRRSPPTKRYRRSRTRSRTRSPRRSRSPRRSRSRERRSRSRNRSRSISPRNNRTSGRGRSPPPTPRSPTPPRKSKSLPRDEKRESPHGTSPVAEVRPEPRSDPSSVIQSVIAVKHTDFVAPPPAGKKQRCRDYDEKGYCMRGDMCPFDHGSDPVVLEGIGGVLDFPPPPVPGAQGYTPAPAPPQGVPRPRHPPPRHPQYGKTIGEYTPRDPSLWGGQVNSSTGPYYGASGGQGRGTSGGGPRFSAPPPPLPSGTSRELISVPVNNEASMVSSGGVRPSLAKRLGPAVPPANNIMPMTSKPGRPDLDNCTLELKKIPPGLNTISHLNDHFAKFGTIVNIQVQNEGNPESALVTFASHSEANAAYRSTEAVLNNRFIKLFWHNPQNKPDRPGSYPSHTVRPVHDRLGVRHPNKTLNKMVVEHTSEDKNEKVAAKQKVEKQKAEALKLKSEVEQRKRLLLDKQMQQLKVLVTKFDKNKATMKAEEKKLLLETIKSLQAAIDTTRSQLVAGETPKSKVQVDREILDTELELYTVQAEGGDISKLRARLNQLRAQQQAAGYPVSRSARHAPYSTARGGHYGRGRGVASLARGGLRGRGRGRGYGGHSFSSVDRRTTKINASGFEREDKEEVLAHFSTLGTVSNYIWDDQTPAVTIHYSSRREAEKAMSEGRTLGDRLLTLTWAFDSPLPVSSQAAGGVAGGHHVATHAYSNVAPHSTTPSLSPDDTLEEITEEIVEEVETEEGEHPELFEEEEEVEEDEEEVRSWRR from the exons GTGTGATGCTGACCCAGAAGCCTTAGCCAAATACTGCCTTGCTTTAGTTCGTAAGGACCGCCCCATTTCAGAGCTGAAGGCTGGCATGATTGAGCAGCTCGATGTTTTTCTTCAGAGCA ATACCAAGTCATTCGTTGATAAGTTTTTACAAGTAACTACCACACGGTCATACATACCAAAGAGCTCCAGTTCATCACTGTCGTCGTCTACAGGGCCATTTTCGACTGACCCATCCTCTCCTAGtctgaataataatagtgactctGGCCCACCGCCATTACCCCCGACCCCAGTTTCAAAGCAGTCATCTGGCCACTCTCCTGATTCAACCACCCCCCCAAACGCAGTTCCTCCACCTGCTACCTCCTCATCTACAGGCATGCAGCctgccccaccaccaccacccccaagtTCTGCTGCTGcccctcctccaccgccacctcctgagtccgcccctcccccacctgtCCCTGCATCTGTCATCACCCGTAAGGAGGAAGTGTCCTCCTCACAGAGATCCAGAAAGTCAGAATCT gATCGAGATCGTGATGATAGACGGGGAAGACGAAGGTCACCATCACGAGGAAGATCCAGGTCTCGTTCACGTTCCAGATCAAGGAGTAGAGACAGGTCAAGGAGATCACGTTCAAGGGGTCGCTCTGGACGCAGTAAATATGAGGACAGGAGAAGGAGATCACCACCAACCAAAAg ATATCGTAGATCAAGAACACGCTCCCGTACCCGAAGTCCAAGACGGTCAAGAAGTCCTCGGCGCTCCAGGTCAAGGGAGAGAAGATCAAGGTCTAGAAACAGGTCGCGCTCCATCAGTCCGAGAAACAACAGGACATCAGGCCGAGGGAGGTCACCACCTCCAACCCCACGGTCACCAACACCCCCAAGGAAATCAAAATCATTGCCTAGAG acgaaaagagagaaagtccaCATGGAACCTCACCTGTTGCTGAAGTGAGACCAGAGCCAAGGAGTGATCCAAGTTCTGTTATCCAAAGTGTCATTGCTGTTAAGCATACAGATTTTGTGGCACCACCACCAGCGGGCAAGAAACAGAGGTGTCGTGATTACGACG AGAAAGGTTATTGTATGCGAGGTGACATGTGTCCCTTCGACCATGGCTCAGACCCAGTGGTGCTTGAGGGTATAGGGGGAGTGCTGGactttcctccacctccagtGCCAGGTGCCCAAGGGTACACCCCAGCACCTGCTCCACCACAGGGAGTGCCAAGACCCAGGCATCCTCCCCCAAGACATCCACAGTATGGTAAGACAATTG gtgaGTATACCCCCCGTGACCCAAGCTTGTGGGGTGGTCAGGTCAACAGCAGCACAGGACCTTACTATGGAGCTAGTGGTGGTCAGGGAAGAGGGACAAGCGGCGGGGGTCCTCGTTTCTCggcacctccaccacctcttcctagTGGCACATCTAGGGAACTCATCAGTGTGCCAGTCAATAATGAGGCATCCATGGTG TCAAGTGGCGGAGTAAGACCATCTCTAGCCAAGCGCTTAGGCCCAGCAGTTCCTCCAGCAAACAACATTATGCCCATGACTTCAAAGCCAGGACGTCCTGACCTTGACAATTGTACACTGGAACTGAAAAAAATACCACCAGGATTGAACACCATTTCTCATCTGAATGACCATTTTGCAAAGTTTGGGACTATTGTCAATATTCAG GTTCAAAATGAAGGTAATCCAGAGTCAGCCCTGGTGACATTTGCAAGCCATTCAGAAGCAAATGCAGCATACCGCAGTACAGAGGCAGTGCTCAACAACAGGTTTATCAAGCTATTTTGGCACAACCCACAG AATAAACCAGATCGTCCTGGAAGTTACCCGTCCCACACTGTCAGACCTGTGCATGACAGACTGGGCGTCAGACATCCTAACAAAACCCTCAACAAGATGGTGGTGGAGCACACAAGTGAGGacaaaaatgaaaag GTCGCAGCTAAACAGAAGGTGGAAAAGCAGAAGGCAGAAGCTTTAAAGCTAAAGTCAGAGGTTGAGCAGAGGAAGAGATTGCTGTTGGACAAACAGATGCAACAACTCAAG GTACTTGTAACAAAATTCGACAAAAACAAAGCCACCAtgaaagcagaagagaagaaattACTCCTAGAAACTATCAAATCTTTGCAAGCAGCCATTGACACTACAAGATCACAGCTCGTAGCTGGGGAGACTCCCAAAAGCAAAGTCCAGGTAGACAGAGAAATACTTGACACTGAACTTGAGCTGTACACTGTTCAAGCTGAAGGAGGAGACATTTCCAAGCTCCGTGCACGACTCAACCAGCTGCGAGCACAACAGCAGGCTGCAGGTTACCCTGTTTCAAGATCTGCAAGACATGCGCCATATAGCACTGCAAG GGGAGGCCATTATGGTCGAGGAAGAGGAGTAGCAAGCTTGGCCCGAGGAGGTttgagaggaaggggcaggggaagagggtatGGTGGGCACTCGTTTTCATCTGTTGATCGAAGAACCACCAAGATCAATGCCTCTGGGTTTGAAcgtgaagataaggaggaagtgtTGGCCCACTTTTCG ACCTTGGGCACTGTCTCCAATTATATATGGGATGATCAGACTCCGGCTGTAACAATTCACTACTCATCACGTCGAGAGGCAGAAAAGGCAATGTCAGAGGGTAGGACTCTTGGTGATCGGCTTCTGACCCTCACCTGGGCCTTTGATTCCCCCCTGCCTGTATCCTCACAGGCTGCGGGAGGAGTGGCTGGAGGGCATCATGTGGCCACACATGCATACTCTAATGTTGCCCCACACTCCaccactccatctctctccccggATGACACACTA gagGAAATAACTGAGGAAATAGTGGAAGAAGTGGAAACTGAAGAAGGGGAGCACCCTGAACTctttgaagaagaggaagaagtagaagaggatgaggaagaagtcaGATCATGGAGGAGGTAG
- the LOC125036643 gene encoding zinc finger protein swm-like isoform X2 produces MIIDHPELLKQWLTGFLAPLCDADPEALAKYCLALVRKDRPISELKAGMIEQLDVFLQSNTKSFVDKFLQVTTTRSYIPKSSSSSLSSSTGPFSTDPSSPSLNNNSDSGPPPLPPTPVSKQSSGHSPDSTTPPNAVPPPATSSSTGMQPAPPPPPPSSAAAPPPPPPPESAPPPPVPASVITRKEEVSSSQRSRKSESDRDRDDRRGRRRSPSRGRSRSRSRSRSRSRDRSRRSRSRGRSGRSKYEDRRRRSPPTKRYRRSRTRSRTRSPRRSRSPRRSRSRERRSRSRNRSRSISPRNNRTSGRGRSPPPTPRSPTPPRKSKSLPRDEKRESPHGTSPVAEVRPEPRSDPSSVIQSVIAVKHTDFVAPPPAGKKQRCRDYDEKGYCMRGDMCPFDHGSDPVVLEGIGGVLDFPPPPVPGAQGYTPAPAPPQGVPRPRHPPPRHPQYGEYTPRDPSLWGGQVNSSTGPYYGASGGQGRGTSGGGPRFSAPPPPLPSGTSRELISVPVNNEASMVSSGGVRPSLAKRLGPAVPPANNIMPMTSKPGRPDLDNCTLELKKIPPGLNTISHLNDHFAKFGTIVNIQVQNEGNPESALVTFASHSEANAAYRSTEAVLNNRFIKLFWHNPQNKPDRPGSYPSHTVRPVHDRLGVRHPNKTLNKMVVEHTSEDKNEKVMISRGSLVKTVYNTHALHSAAAATAVASSTAAGPATGAVTPTSPVNGPPSLPATAPDSTQTAADSKRQEIDAIFKQRELLAAEVAAKQKVEKQKAEALKLKSEVEQRKRLLLDKQMQQLKVLVTKFDKNKATMKAEEKKLLLETIKSLQAAIDTTRSQLVAGETPKSKVQVDREILDTELELYTVQAEGGDISKLRARLNQLRAQQQAAGYPVSRSARHAPYSTARGGHYGRGRGVASLARGGLRGRGRGRGYGGHSFSSVDRRTTKINASGFEREDKEEVLAHFSTLGTVSNYIWDDQTPAVTIHYSSRREAEKAMSEGRTLGDRLLTLTWAFDSPLPVSSQAAGGVAGGHHVATHAYSNVAPHSTTPSLSPDDTLEEITEEIVEEVETEEGEHPELFEEEEEVEEDEEEVRSWRR; encoded by the exons GTGTGATGCTGACCCAGAAGCCTTAGCCAAATACTGCCTTGCTTTAGTTCGTAAGGACCGCCCCATTTCAGAGCTGAAGGCTGGCATGATTGAGCAGCTCGATGTTTTTCTTCAGAGCA ATACCAAGTCATTCGTTGATAAGTTTTTACAAGTAACTACCACACGGTCATACATACCAAAGAGCTCCAGTTCATCACTGTCGTCGTCTACAGGGCCATTTTCGACTGACCCATCCTCTCCTAGtctgaataataatagtgactctGGCCCACCGCCATTACCCCCGACCCCAGTTTCAAAGCAGTCATCTGGCCACTCTCCTGATTCAACCACCCCCCCAAACGCAGTTCCTCCACCTGCTACCTCCTCATCTACAGGCATGCAGCctgccccaccaccaccacccccaagtTCTGCTGCTGcccctcctccaccgccacctcctgagtccgcccctcccccacctgtCCCTGCATCTGTCATCACCCGTAAGGAGGAAGTGTCCTCCTCACAGAGATCCAGAAAGTCAGAATCT gATCGAGATCGTGATGATAGACGGGGAAGACGAAGGTCACCATCACGAGGAAGATCCAGGTCTCGTTCACGTTCCAGATCAAGGAGTAGAGACAGGTCAAGGAGATCACGTTCAAGGGGTCGCTCTGGACGCAGTAAATATGAGGACAGGAGAAGGAGATCACCACCAACCAAAAg ATATCGTAGATCAAGAACACGCTCCCGTACCCGAAGTCCAAGACGGTCAAGAAGTCCTCGGCGCTCCAGGTCAAGGGAGAGAAGATCAAGGTCTAGAAACAGGTCGCGCTCCATCAGTCCGAGAAACAACAGGACATCAGGCCGAGGGAGGTCACCACCTCCAACCCCACGGTCACCAACACCCCCAAGGAAATCAAAATCATTGCCTAGAG acgaaaagagagaaagtccaCATGGAACCTCACCTGTTGCTGAAGTGAGACCAGAGCCAAGGAGTGATCCAAGTTCTGTTATCCAAAGTGTCATTGCTGTTAAGCATACAGATTTTGTGGCACCACCACCAGCGGGCAAGAAACAGAGGTGTCGTGATTACGACG AGAAAGGTTATTGTATGCGAGGTGACATGTGTCCCTTCGACCATGGCTCAGACCCAGTGGTGCTTGAGGGTATAGGGGGAGTGCTGGactttcctccacctccagtGCCAGGTGCCCAAGGGTACACCCCAGCACCTGCTCCACCACAGGGAGTGCCAAGACCCAGGCATCCTCCCCCAAGACATCCACAGTATG gtgaGTATACCCCCCGTGACCCAAGCTTGTGGGGTGGTCAGGTCAACAGCAGCACAGGACCTTACTATGGAGCTAGTGGTGGTCAGGGAAGAGGGACAAGCGGCGGGGGTCCTCGTTTCTCggcacctccaccacctcttcctagTGGCACATCTAGGGAACTCATCAGTGTGCCAGTCAATAATGAGGCATCCATGGTG TCAAGTGGCGGAGTAAGACCATCTCTAGCCAAGCGCTTAGGCCCAGCAGTTCCTCCAGCAAACAACATTATGCCCATGACTTCAAAGCCAGGACGTCCTGACCTTGACAATTGTACACTGGAACTGAAAAAAATACCACCAGGATTGAACACCATTTCTCATCTGAATGACCATTTTGCAAAGTTTGGGACTATTGTCAATATTCAG GTTCAAAATGAAGGTAATCCAGAGTCAGCCCTGGTGACATTTGCAAGCCATTCAGAAGCAAATGCAGCATACCGCAGTACAGAGGCAGTGCTCAACAACAGGTTTATCAAGCTATTTTGGCACAACCCACAG AATAAACCAGATCGTCCTGGAAGTTACCCGTCCCACACTGTCAGACCTGTGCATGACAGACTGGGCGTCAGACATCCTAACAAAACCCTCAACAAGATGGTGGTGGAGCACACAAGTGAGGacaaaaatgaaaag GTGATGATCTCTCGAGGCAGCTTAGTCAAGACTGTTTACAACACTCATGCCCTccattctgctgctgctgctactgctgttgccTCTTCTACTGCAGCTGGCCCCGCAACTGGAGCTGTCACTCCCACCTCCCCTGTCAATGGCCCTCCCTCTTTACCTGCCACAGCACCTGACTCAACACAGACTGCTGCCGACAGTAAAAGACAAGAGATTGATGCAATCTTTAAGCAGCGAGAATTATTAGCTGCAGAG GTCGCAGCTAAACAGAAGGTGGAAAAGCAGAAGGCAGAAGCTTTAAAGCTAAAGTCAGAGGTTGAGCAGAGGAAGAGATTGCTGTTGGACAAACAGATGCAACAACTCAAG GTACTTGTAACAAAATTCGACAAAAACAAAGCCACCAtgaaagcagaagagaagaaattACTCCTAGAAACTATCAAATCTTTGCAAGCAGCCATTGACACTACAAGATCACAGCTCGTAGCTGGGGAGACTCCCAAAAGCAAAGTCCAGGTAGACAGAGAAATACTTGACACTGAACTTGAGCTGTACACTGTTCAAGCTGAAGGAGGAGACATTTCCAAGCTCCGTGCACGACTCAACCAGCTGCGAGCACAACAGCAGGCTGCAGGTTACCCTGTTTCAAGATCTGCAAGACATGCGCCATATAGCACTGCAAG GGGAGGCCATTATGGTCGAGGAAGAGGAGTAGCAAGCTTGGCCCGAGGAGGTttgagaggaaggggcaggggaagagggtatGGTGGGCACTCGTTTTCATCTGTTGATCGAAGAACCACCAAGATCAATGCCTCTGGGTTTGAAcgtgaagataaggaggaagtgtTGGCCCACTTTTCG ACCTTGGGCACTGTCTCCAATTATATATGGGATGATCAGACTCCGGCTGTAACAATTCACTACTCATCACGTCGAGAGGCAGAAAAGGCAATGTCAGAGGGTAGGACTCTTGGTGATCGGCTTCTGACCCTCACCTGGGCCTTTGATTCCCCCCTGCCTGTATCCTCACAGGCTGCGGGAGGAGTGGCTGGAGGGCATCATGTGGCCACACATGCATACTCTAATGTTGCCCCACACTCCaccactccatctctctccccggATGACACACTA gagGAAATAACTGAGGAAATAGTGGAAGAAGTGGAAACTGAAGAAGGGGAGCACCCTGAACTctttgaagaagaggaagaagtagaagaggatgaggaagaagtcaGATCATGGAGGAGGTAG